In the Uranotaenia lowii strain MFRU-FL chromosome 1, ASM2978415v1, whole genome shotgun sequence genome, AGATTTTCGCAGTTGTTTAAAGTTATCGGAATCGCATTCAGTTCCTTCTTCACGCCAATCAAGACACCACCTCCTCGTTGAGCCGAACTAGTCTCAGAACTACGATCGCAGCGATAGATGTTGTAATTAGATGATAGTTCGCTGTCATGAAATTTATCATTCAACCATGTTTCTGTGATGAGGACACAATCATAATCGCTAGCAGAAAGCGCGCTGTTGAAAGCGGTTGTTTTAGTGCGGATACCACCTGCGTTTTGGTAGTACAAAGTAAGTTTCCGGCGAGAAGTTTCATTCGGTGAAGGGACGTTTGTACTAAAATTGACGGGATCATTGCTCGGAACCTCCGTGAGAGCCGCAGTTATTGATTCGGAGTTATGTATGGAGTTGTTTGCACAGTGGTATTCAGAGGAAGCGACTGCTGTTTCGGTGCCCAAAAAACCTCACTAGATCCATTTCCGGTGAATTCCCTAAAGCGGATTCCAACAGGCCACGTCTCAGTGGTTAAAGCTTTACCTCTCAGCTCAGCGTGCATATCGACTTTAAAAGACACGAAAGAGAGTGTATTGATATCTCTTCCCCTGGGAACGAGTTTCCTTATTTTAACATTGTTGTCTCCGAGATGACTGTGAACCATTTCAAGTACCCTTTCATCGGATACGCTCGGATGAATTCCAGCAAGATACAACGAAAATATAGGAACTGAATCAGCACGTTGGGAGGATATATCGGCATAATCGGAGTTGGTACCCTGAGCGCAAATGCGTGGTGGAGGTGGGCGAAGTGGTGTGGAGTTGCGGTTTTCTTCAAATCGACGTCGCTTAGTGCTAGGAACAGGTACAGTGAGTTGGTTGGAGCGTGGAGTATCTGTCGATGACGGAAGATCTTTGAAACCAGAGCGCATTTCGCTACGAATAAGCTGTAGGATGCTctcatgaatttcatttttcaacgacGTTTTAAATGAGTCGATAAAATCGTCATTGACCGAAGAAATCGAAACCATGGCGTTCTTAAAACGGGCATTCGATAGAATGTTTTTGCAACCCGTACAAATCCAgattaaatggaaatttttagCTTTTCCCTCAATGAGATTTGACGATAAACCAGAACACCTCATGCAAACTTTCATAGAGCAGAAACCCTCGCACGAAACGAAATCGCCCTCAAAGGtttcagcacatttttcgcACACATAAGGCATTTTAAAAAGTTACTCGAGGAATGTAGAGTCTGAAGTGCTGGTCAACAGGTGGCACTAGTATCGCTTGAGAGAACCAAGGAGTGTGGGATATCGACAGCGAGTAATAGAGGGGTAATCTATTTGTTCTTGTTTTACCTTCCTTCGACGATGTGGATGTAAACAATGTGATGATGATGAAGGCCTCTTCGACACGCCTTCGTCGGTGTCGGACGTGTTCCACTCTCGATCATCGATCAAAAGgcagcgaattttttttttcgataaagtgTTGTGCAGCGCGCGGTGATGAGCCCATCACCGGGTGACCATCCAAACCGGACCATTCCGGAATGGATGGATCCCCAAAATTTGCATGGTCGGTTATATTACCTAACGCTTCAAGGTAAAGCTAAAGAACTTCCAAAAAACCCGTTCTTGATTGGACGTTCCATCGAGAACTTTGCCGGTAAAATTGAGGGCGCCTTTTACGAAAAATCTCGAAAATGGTACGTGCTCAAGATAAGGAACAAGGACCAAGGAAGAAAGCTGACAACATTATCAACTCTACTGGATGGTACACCGATTGTCATAGGTCGTCATCCTAGTTTAAACCAGCGGAAATTAGTGGTCATCTGTCGAGAAGCTGATGGAATGGATGACAAACTTTTGTTGGAAGAACTAGCGCCTCAAAAAATAATCGATGTTCGCCGCATAACCAAAAAAACCCCAGCAGGAATCATAGGTACATCAACGCTAATTCTTACAATCAACAGCACCATCATTccggaatttataaatttcggtCTGCTTCGAGTTCGCACGCGCATTTACTATTCGCAGCCTCTGTTATGCCGACAATGCTTGCAGTACGGCCACCCTAAAAGCCGTTGCAAGAATCAGTTGGCTTGCAAAAATTGTTCTGAAACTCACGAAAGTGCTAACTGCCGTGTCGAACCCTTTTGTGGAAATTGCAAATCACTAGGTCATTCCCCCTTGGACAGAAAGTGCCCCATTTGGACAGCAGAATCTGCAGCACTCAAACTCAGCACAGATAAAAACGTTCCAATCAACGAAGCCCGAAGAATAGTACACACGAGCAGCAACTCAACCAGCTACGCACATGTAGTAAAAACGAGCCAGAACCAACAGACTACCCAGAACACAACACAACAGCAACAACTCCAACAAAAAGAAGCACCAAACCAACAGACGAGCTTGAACCAGAAAAGAACGCACACTCCAGCAACACCACAATCTTTTCAAACTGATGGCATCAGTTTGGATGCACCCGCCTCGGAAACGGACCCCCCTTCCAACCTCTCTTCCAACAACTTCGACAGGAGAAGTTGTCGCTGAagatatggttaaaaaaaatacatcttctCGATCAATCGTGACACGGAGCATGCAGCAGGTGCGACCACCAGAGATACCCAAATAACCCCTTCCCCTCATATCCTTCCACTTCCTATTTCCTTTCTTACCACTTTCCAAAtcgtttaataaaaaatgatccTCGGCACATAATTACTTTTTATAAGTTTAAGGCCTAATAAacgttaagaaataaaaaaaaaaaaaaagattgttttggcaatttttaagACAATACATTTTTAAGATGTTCAAGCTTTGCCGTCCCGAATTTTTGCCCTTGGTGCTaccc is a window encoding:
- the LOC129757812 gene encoding uncharacterized protein LOC129757812; this encodes MSPSPGDHPNRTIPEWMDPQNLHGRLYYLTLQGKAKELPKNPFLIGRSIENFAGKIEGAFYEKSRKWYVLKIRNKDQGRKLTTLSTLLDGTPIVIGRHPSLNQRKLVVICREADGMDDKLLLEELAPQKIIDVRRITKKTPAGIIGTSTLILTINSTIIPEFINFGLLRVRTRIYYSQPLLCRQCLQYGHPKSRCKNQLACKNCSETHESANCRVEPFCGNCKSLGHSPLDRKCPIWTAESAALKLSTDKNVPINEARRIVHTSSNSTSYAHVVKTSQNQQTTQNTTQQQQLQQKEAPNQQTSLNQKRTHTPATPQSFQTDGISLDAPASETDPPSNLSSNNFDRRSCR